The Bacteroides fragilis NCTC 9343 genome includes the window TTCCGCATCAATGAAAGCGGCAATTCCACCGGCTTTTTGTGCTTCTGCAATGGCGTGGATGGCCAGTGTCGTTTTACCGGATGATTCCGGACCATAAATTTCAATGATTCTTCCACGGGGATAACCGCCTACGCCTAATGCAGCATTCAGTGCTATCGAACCTGTTGGAATTACTTCTACTTGTTCTACCACTTCTTCACCCATTTTCATGATAGAACCTTTACCGAAGCTTTTCTCTATCTTGTCCATGGCAGCCTGTAAGGCTTTTAATTTTTCGCTTGATGCCATTTTATTATTATCTGTTTCAAAGTTTAATTCGTCTTCTTTCTTTGCCATAATGATCGATTTATAAAATTTGTGAAGCGTGTTCTTTGGCCTTTACTTCTTTGGGTCCGATGATCCGTTCGATAACTCCCTCTTCATTGATAAGGAAAGTTGTACGTAAAGTACCCATATAAGCACGGCCATATAGCTTTTTTTCTCCCCATACTCCAAATTGCTCTACCAATTTTTTATCAGTATCGGCAATCAGGGTGAATGGCAGATTGTTTTTCTCAATAAATTTCTGGTGTGACTTTTCATTGTCTACACTTACACCGATCACTTCATATCCGGCTTTACGTAGCTCTGCGTAATTATCCCGAAGGCTACAAGCTTGGGCCGTACAGCCGGAAGTGTTATCTTTAGGGTAGAAATAAAGGACGATTTTTCTTCCTTTATAGTTGTTGAGGCGTACCTCTTCACCCTTTTCATTGATACCCAGCAGTTCTGGGGCTTTATCTCCTACATTCATTTTTGATGATTCTTCCAATAATAAATATGCCGATTGACTTACTTAGGGTTAGGCATAGCCAATAGGCATATTGTTATGTTGATTACAGTTCCAAATTTCCATCGAATACTTCGTGCCAAGGCAAGCCTTGTTTATTCAATTGTTCCATAAACGGATCCGGATTAAACTCTTCCACGTTGTTTACACCCGGACGTTTCCATTCGCCTTTAAAGAACATCATGGCACCGATCATAGCCGGTACGCCTGTGGTATAACTTACTCCTTGCATACCTGTTTCTTTATATGCCTCTTCGTGACTACAGTTATTATATACATAGTAAGTGCGTTCTTTGCCATCTTTCAGACCACGAATGCGGCAACCGATAGAAGTTTCACCTTCGTAATTTTCACCCAAATCCTGAGGATTAGGTAACACGGCTTTCAGGAATTGCAGCGGAACGATCTTTTGTCCATTGTAATCTATTTCGTCAATACGCGCCATTCCGATATTCTGAATCACACGCAAATGAGTCAGATATTCCTGACCGAATGTCATCCAGAAACGTGCTCGTTTGATGGTCGGGAAGTTTTTGACTAATGATTCCAATTCTTCGTGATACAACAGATATGAATCACGGGGACCGATGTTTGGATATGTCAGATCTTTATGAATTTCCAGTGGACCTGTGGTCACCCATTGGCCATTTTCATAATAACGTCCGTTCTGGGTGATCTCGCGGATATTGATTTCCGGATTGAAGTTTGTTGCAAAAGCTTTATGATGATTTCCGGCATTGCAGTCTACTATATCCAGATATTGAATCTCATCAAAATAATGTTTGGCGGCATATGCCGTATAAATACCACTTACTCCCGGATCGAATCCACAACCTAAAATGGCGGTGAGGCCGGCTTCTTTGAAACGTTCATGATAGGCCCATTGCCAACTGTACTCAAAGTGAGCTTCATCTTTAGGCTCATAATTAGCGGTATCCAGGTAGTTGACTCCTGCTTTCAGGCAGGCTTCCATGATGGTCAGGTCCTGATAAGGCAATGCAACGTTAATGACCATTTCCGGTTTAAAATCGTTGAAGAGTGCTACCAGTTCGTCCACATTATCAGCATCCACTTGGGCTGTTTTTATGTTGGGATTGCCGATGGCTTTCACGATGTCGTCACATTTTGACTTCGTGCGGCTGGCGATCATGATATCAGTAAATACATCGGCATTTTGTGCCACTTTGTGTGCTACAACGGTACCTACACCGCCTGCACCGATAATAAGAACTCTACCCATTTCTTTAATTAAGAATTTTAAATTAAGAATTTAAGAATTGTTGATGGAACAAATATACGGCATTATTTCAGAATATTCGACGATTTAAGTTTCTTTATTTAGCCCGGAGCAAGATGCCATTTTCAAATTCCAATATCTTTCCTCTATATAACCAGGTTTCAAAGCGGGTGTCTGTCCGAACTCTGATTT containing:
- the bcp gene encoding thioredoxin-dependent thiol peroxidase; translation: MNVGDKAPELLGINEKGEEVRLNNYKGRKIVLYFYPKDNTSGCTAQACSLRDNYAELRKAGYEVIGVSVDNEKSHQKFIEKNNLPFTLIADTDKKLVEQFGVWGEKKLYGRAYMGTLRTTFLINEEGVIERIIGPKEVKAKEHASQIL
- a CDS encoding saccharopine dehydrogenase family protein, with protein sequence MGRVLIIGAGGVGTVVAHKVAQNADVFTDIMIASRTKSKCDDIVKAIGNPNIKTAQVDADNVDELVALFNDFKPEMVINVALPYQDLTIMEACLKAGVNYLDTANYEPKDEAHFEYSWQWAYHERFKEAGLTAILGCGFDPGVSGIYTAYAAKHYFDEIQYLDIVDCNAGNHHKAFATNFNPEINIREITQNGRYYENGQWVTTGPLEIHKDLTYPNIGPRDSYLLYHEELESLVKNFPTIKRARFWMTFGQEYLTHLRVIQNIGMARIDEIDYNGQKIVPLQFLKAVLPNPQDLGENYEGETSIGCRIRGLKDGKERTYYVYNNCSHEEAYKETGMQGVSYTTGVPAMIGAMMFFKGEWKRPGVNNVEEFNPDPFMEQLNKQGLPWHEVFDGNLEL